In the genome of Sphingomonas sp. LR60, the window CGGTGTTGGCGATGGCGGGGCAGGTCGGCGGACAGGTGAAGGTGCGCGTCGGGACGACCTGGCTGATCGCGACGACACGCGCGCTGCGGCTGGCGGACGAGCGCGGCGAGGCGGTAATGGCCGAGGTCGATTTCCTCGGCGAGGGCGACGAGGAGCGGCTGACCGGACGGATGCTCCGGTTCCGGCGCGGCGTAACAAGCTATCCGGTGCCCGGCGCGCAGGTGTTCGCGGTCGACGGACACGAATTGCGCGAGATCTACGCGGCGAGCGGACGCGCGGCGATCGAGATCGGCACGGTGCATCCCAGCCGCGACGTGCGCGCGTCGCTGTATGTCGACGCGATGCTCGGCAAGCATTTCGCGCTGCTCGGCTCGACCGGTACCGGCAAATCGACCGCCACCGCGTTGATCCTCCACCGCATCTGCACGCTCGCGCCGCAGGGGCATATCGTGATGATCGACCCGCATGGCGAATATGGCGCGGCGTTCGGAGAGGCGGGTGCGCTGTTCGACGTGTCGAACCTCCAGATGCCGTATTGGCTGATGAACTTCGAGGAGCATTGCGAGGTGTTCGTCACCTCGACCGGTGCGGCGCGGCAGGTGGATGCCGACATCCTCGCCAAGTGCCTGCTCGCCGCCAAGGCCAAGAGCCGGGCGGGGCAGGAGATTGCCAAGCTGACCGTCGACGCGCCGATCCCCTATCTGCTGAGCGACCTGATGCAGATCCTGCAGCAGGAGATGGGAAAAATGGACCGCGCCGGCGACACGTCGCCCTATCTGCGGCTGAAGAACAAGATCGACGAGGTGCGCGCCGACCCGCGCTATGGCTTCATGTTCTCCGGTATGCTGGTCGGCGACACGATGGCGGCGTTCGTGCAGCGCATCTTTCGGCTGCC includes:
- a CDS encoding ATP-binding protein — its product is MNDIPGSHAFDSAIAAAFSGSGPAPDCASAIGHVCQIAGGRGELLLDRAALDGLRAHRDPVLAMAGQVGGQVKVRVGTTWLIATTRALRLADERGEAVMAEVDFLGEGDEERLTGRMLRFRRGVTSYPVPGAQVFAVDGHELREIYAASGRAAIEIGTVHPSRDVRASLYVDAMLGKHFALLGSTGTGKSTATALILHRICTLAPQGHIVMIDPHGEYGAAFGEAGALFDVSNLQMPYWLMNFEEHCEVFVTSTGAARQVDADILAKCLLAAKAKSRAGQEIAKLTVDAPIPYLLSDLMQILQQEMGKMDRAGDTSPYLRLKNKIDEVRADPRYGFMFSGMLVGDTMAAFVQRIFRLPGDGRPISIIDVSGVPNEITSVVVSVLARMVFDFAIWSRGEPQRPILLVCEEAHRYVPADPAARGSVARILGRVAKEGRKYGVALGLVTQRPSDLSEGVLSQCGTIIAMRLNNDRDQAFVRAAMPEGARGFLDALPALRNREAIVCGEGVAIPIRVAFDTLEEARRPASDDPVFSALWREGGGEEAMVARTVQRWRAQGR